GGTGCCGGCCGGCCGCCTTGAACACCATCGCCGCGAGCGGCGGGACGACGATGAAGGCGGCGTCGGCCATGACGGAGGCGTTGACGCCGACGAGTCCGACGGCGTACGGCAGCAGCCAGCGCGGGGCGGACCCCAGGCTGGCGCGGATGGCGGCGGACAGCAGGCCGGTGCGCTCGGCGACGGTCACCGCGAGCAGGATCGTCACGACCGTGACCAGCGGCGGGAAGCCGATGAAGTTGGCGCCGAGGTTGACCGTCAGCCAGCTCAGCCCCTCGCCGGTGAAGAGCCCGCGCACGGCGGTCTCCTCGTCGGCGCCGGGGATCTGCACGGACGTGCCGGCCAGCTGCAGGCCGGTCGACACGACGCCGACGAGCAGGAACAGGCCCAGGAACAGCAGGAACGGGTCCGGGAGCCGGTTGCCGACGCGCTCGACGGCGGCGAGCGCCCGGTCGGTGCGGGTCGTGGTGGAGGCGGCGGCGCCCATCACGCCTCCCCGAAGTAGGACGGCACGTCGACCGCGCCGCCGGCGGCCTCGAAGTCGGCGGCCGCGGCGGCCCGCAGGTCGGGGTCGCTCAGCCAGTCGGCGCTCACCGCGGCGAGCGCCCAGGCGGAGTCGACGACGACGCGGTCGGCCTCCTCGCTGACGGCGGCTTCGGCGAACTCGCGGGTGTGCAGCGACAGGTCGTCGTCGGTGATCCGGACCATCGCGTGCACGCCCGGCACCCGGTAGGACACGTTGCCGAAGTCGGTCGACCCGGCGAACATCCGCGGCACCACGTCCGGCGGCAGCACCGTCCGGCCGCGCTCGCCGTAGCGCGTGGTCCACGAGGCGGCCAGCGGGCCGTTGCTGCGCACCGGGAGGTAGGGCGGCGCCTCGTCCCAGGACAGCTCGACCCCGCAGCCGGTCATCAGCGCCGCCCCGCGGGCGATGTCGGCGAGCCGGTCGCTGAGCACGGCCAGGCTCTCGGGGTGCTCGCTGCGCAGGTAGAACAGCATCTCGGCGTGCTCGGGGATCACGTTGGGGCGCTCGCCACCGGCGGTGACGACGCCGTGCACCCGGTCGGTCGCCGGCATCTGCTGGCGGTGCAGGCCGACGCCGGTGTACATCAGGTTGACCGCGTCGAGGGCGTTGCGGCCCATGAACGGCTGGGCCGAGGCGTGCGAGGTGATGCCGGTGAACGTCGCGCGCAGCTGGCGGCGGCCGAGGAACAGCGGCTCGGCGATGTCGAAGGTGAACGGGTGCACCATCAGCGCGGCGTCGACGCCGTCGAGGGCGCCGTGACCGGCCATGATCTCCTTGCCGCCACCGCCCTCCTCCGCGGGCGTGCCGAGCCACACCACGCGGCCGGGCAGCCGGTCGCGGACCGCCGCCAGCGCGAGGAACGCGCCGAGGCCGGCGGTCGCGATCACGTTGTGGCCGCAGCCGTGGCCGATGCCGGGAAGCGCGTCGTACTCCGAGAGCACCGCGATGGTGGGTCCGTCCGGGTCGCCGACCTCGGCGCGCAGACCCGTGGCCAGGCCGTGGGCCTCGCGGACCACGTCGACCCCGCGGGACTCGACGAGGTCGGCGAGTGCGGCCGCGGACCGGTGCTCCTCGAAGGCGACCTCCGGGTGCGCGGACAGGTCGTGGCTGGCCGCCAGCAGCGTCGGGGCGAGGTCGTCGACGGCCGCGCGCAGCGCGTCGAGGAGGCCGGGGTCGGCGCCGGCGGCGGTCGACTCCGTCGCGCGGGCGGTGCGTGCCCGGCGTCGCGTCTCCTCGGCCAGGTGGCCGAGCAGGAACGGGTCCGGCGGCGTCGGCGCGGAGGTGTCGGCGGAGGTCCGGCTGGGCAGGTGGTGGGGGTCGTTCATCGTGCAGCATCCCTTTCCCGTGTGAGCGGGCCCGAGTGGGGCGGCTGGTCCGGCGACGCTAGCACCGAGGGTGCGGCGCGCCCGCGCCTCGGCCGCGCGGCGGGACCGGGACGTACGGCCCCTAGGCTGGGCCCATGGGCAAGCAAGAGGACTTCGTACTCCGCGCGCTCGAGGAGCGTGACGTCCGCTTCGTGCGGCTGTGGTTCACCGACGTGCTCGGGTTCCTCAAGAGCGTCAGCGTCGCTCCCGCGGAGCTCGAGAACGCCTTCGACGAGGGGATCGGCTTCGACGGCTCGGCGATCGAGGGCTTCGCGCGGGTCTACGAGTCCGACATGCTCGCCCACCCCGACGCCTCGACGTTCCAGATCCTGCCCTGGCGCACCGGCGACGACGGCTGGCCCGCCACCGCGCGGATGTTCTGCGACATCCGGATGCCCGACGGCAGCCCGTCCTACGCCGACCCGCGCCACGTCCTCAAGCGCACGCTGAGCAAGGCGGCCGACAGGGGCTTCACCTTCTACACCCACCCCGAGATCGAGTTCTACCTCTTCAAGGACATGCCCGGCGCCGGCGAGGAGCCGCAGCCGGTCGACCGCAGCGGCTTCTTCGACCACACCGCGCAGTCGCGCGGCGCGGACTTCCGCCGCGAGGCGATCACGATGCTCGAGGCGATGGGCATCTCCGTGGAGTTCAGCCACCACGAGGGCGGCCCGGGCCAGCAGGAGATCGACCTGCGCTACGCCGACGCCCTCACGACCGCGGACAACATCATGTCGTTCCGCACGGTGATCCGGGAGGTCGCGCTCGGCCACGGCATCTGGGCCTCCTTCATGCCCAAGCCCTACACGACCCACCCGGGCTCGGGCATGCACACGCACGTCTCGCTCTTCGAGGGCGACCGCAACGCCTTCTTCGAGGCCGGCGCGGAGTACCAGCTGTCGCGGACGGGACGCCAGTTCATCGCCGGCATCCTGCGCCACGCCAGCGAGATCAGCGTGGTGACCAACCAGTTCGTGAACTCCTACAAGCGCCTCCTCGGCGGCGGCGAGGCCCCGTCGGGCGTGTGCTGGGGCCACAACAACCGCTCCGCGATGGTGCGCGTCCCGATGTACAAGCCCAACAAGGGGCAGTCGACGCGCGTCGAGCTGCGCACGATCGACCCGGCCTGCAACCCCTACCTCGCCTTCGCGGTGGTCCTGGCCGCCGGCATGAAGGGCATCGAGGAGGGCTACGAGCTGCCGCGCGAGGCCGAGGACGACGTCTGGTCGCTCACCGAGCGCGAGCGCAGGGCACTCGGCATCACGCCCCTGCCGCGCAGCCTCTGGGACGCGATCGGGATCGCGGAGGACTCCGAGCTGCTGGCCGAGACGCTGGGCGAGCACGTCTTCGACTACTTCCTGCGCAACAAGCGCGCCGAGTGGGAGGAATACCGCACCCAGGTCTCCTCCTTCGAGCGCGACCGCATGCTGCCGGTGCTCTGAACCGGCCGGTCGGGTCGGTGGACGAGGGGGTGCGGTGAGCGTGGCGGTGCTGCGTGGCTGGCTGACCTGGGCTGCGGGCTGGACGCTCGGCGCGGAGGCGGTGATGTGGCTGGCGATCGCGCTCGACGCGTGGGAGGAGCGCACGGAGCAGTCCTACGAGCCGATGAGCGTCGCGTCGTGGCTGCCCGGTCTGTCCTACGCCTGCACGGCGGCGATCCTCGGTGGACTGGTCCTGCTCGCCCTCGGTCGGCGACGCGAGGTCCTGCGTCGCCCGGGGCTGCTGCTGGGCGCCCTCGGCCTGGTGGGTGCGGCCCTCGGGTTCGCTGGCTGGCCCGAGCACGACCCCCGCGAGTGGTACGTCGCCCTCAGCGCCCTCGGCGCCGCCTGCGCGCTGGCGGCCGCGCTGCTGCCCGGCAGCCGTCCGGCGCCCCGGGCGACCGGACGCGCGCTGGTGCTGCCCGGTGCCGCGCTCGTCGCGAGCGCGGGATTCCTGGCGTGGACGGGCGTGCGGGGCGGGTCCTACTGGCAGTGGTCCGGGGAGGACGCCGTGAGCTACGAGATCGCGCTCGCGGCCGCAGTCGTCCTCGCCGCCCTCGGGCTGACGCTCGGACGCTGGTCGGAGCTGCGCGGCCGGCTGCTGCGGTGGTCGCTGGTGGTCGTCGGCGTGCTCGGCGGGCTCTACGGCCTGGCCGGGATCATCGTCCTCCTCTCGATGGAGGGAGTGCTGTACCGCTTCGAGGAGGACGAGTCGCCGTGGTCCTTCGGCCTCCACCTGCTCCTCGTCGGCACCGGGCTCGCTGCTGCCGGGGTGGCGGCGCTGCGACGTCGCGGTGACCTGGTGGCGTGGTCGCTCGCCTCGGCGACCGGGTTCGGCCTGCTCGCGCTGTGGCAGGAGTCGACCTGGGGGAGCGTGATGGGGTGAGCACGCGCGTCCTCGTCGTCGAGCACCAGGCGTCCTGCCCGCCCCACCTCGTCGGGCGCTGGCTCGAGGGGGCCGGGTGCGTCCTCGAGGTGTGCCGGCCCTACGCGGGCGACCCGCTGCCCGCGCCGACGGCGTACGACGCCGTGCTGGTGCTGGGCGGCGACATGGGTGCCGACGACGACCACCTGCACGCGTGGCTGGGTCCGCTGAAGGAGCGGCTGCGCGAGGCGGTCGCGGCGGGCACGCCGGTGCTGGGCGTCTGCCTGGGCCACCAGCTGCTCGCCGTCGCGCTCGGCGGCGAGGTCGCCCGCAACCCGCGGGGCCAGACCGTCGGTCTCCAGCCGGTGGGCTGGAGCGCCGCGGCGGCCGACGACCCGTGGGTCGCGGGGCGCACCGGCGACGAGGTGGCGATCCACTGGAACAACGACGTCGTGGTGGCGATGCCCGACGGCGGGGTGGTGCTGGCCCGCACCCCCGGCGGCGAGGTGCAGGTCGCCCGCTTCGGCGAGCGTGCGTGGGGCGTGCAGGCCCACCCCGAGGTCGACGCCGCCGTGGTGGCCGGGTGGGCCGCGGACGACCGCGACGACCTGGTCGCGCTGGGCCTCGACGAGGCCGCGGTGCTCGCCGCGGTCGAGGAGGCCGAGGCCCGCCTCGAGCAGCACTGGCGACCGCTCGTCGAGCGGTTCGCCTCGATCGCGGGAGCGACCCGGTGACCTCCAGCGGCGCGTTCGTGCGCAAGGGCTTCGCGGACGGTGCCGCCGCGGCCGCGGGCATCGCGGCGCTGGGCTCCGCCGGCCGCCCGCTCACCGACGTGCTGGCCGCCACGGCCGACCCCGACGCCGCGCTCGCCGAGCTGCTGCGCCTCGTCGAGGCGCTGGACGACCGGGCCGAGGGTGCCGGGCGGTCGATGCTGGCCGAGGTCGCCGACGACGAGGGCACCGCGATGCGGCTGTGCTGCGTGCTGGGCGCGAGCGCCGCGCTGGCCCAGCACCTCGTGCGGCACCCCGACCACTGGCGCGAGCTCACCGACCCGACCCTCGGCAGCACCCGCCCGGCGGCCTACGCGGTGCGCGCGGCGATGCTCGCCGCGGTCGGCGCCGACACCACTGCGGCCGAGCCGGTCGCCACGCTCCCGGACGCCGAGGCCGTCGACGCGCTGCGGGTGGAGTACCGCCGGATCCTGCTGCGCCTCGCCGCGCGCGACCTGGCCCACCACGTCGGCGTCGACGACGCGGCGGCCGAGCTGTCCGACCTCGCCGGCGCGACGCTCGAGGCGGCGCTCGCGGTGGCCCGCGCGCGGGTCGGGGAGCAGGCCCACGCCGCGCGGCTCGCGGTGATCGCGATGGGCAAGTGCGGCGGCCACGAGCTCAACTACGTCTCCGACGTCGACGTCGTCTTCGTCCACGAGCCCGCCGACGACGCCGACGACGGGACGGCGCTCCGGGTCGCGACCCAGCTCGCCTCCCACCTGATGCGGATCTGCTCCGACCACACCCGCGAGGGCGCCATCTGGCCGGTCGACGCCAACCTGCGTCCCGAGGGGAGCCAGGGGCCGCTGGTCCGCACGCTGGCCAGCCACCGCGGCTACTACGAGAAGTGGGCCAAGACCTGGGAGTTCCAGGCGCTGCTCAAGGCGCGCCCGGTCGCCGGGGACCTCGCCCTCGGGCAGGCCTACGTCGAGATGATCGAGCCGATGGTGTGGACCGCGGCCGAGCGCGACGGCTTCGTGGCCGACGTGCAGGCGATGCGGCGCCGCGTCGTCGAGCACATCCCCGCGCACGAGGCGGAGCGCCAGATCAAGCTCGGGTCGGGCGGGCTGCGCGACGTCGAGTTTGCCGTCCAGCTGCTCCAGCTCGTGCACGGGCGCGCCGACCCGACGCTGCGCGACGGGGCGACGCTGAGCGCCCTCGCCCGGCTGACCCGCGGCGGCTACGTCGGCCGCGAGGACGGCGAGAAGCTGCACGACGCGTACGCGTTCCTGCGCACCCTCGAGCACCGGGTGCAGCTGCACCAGCTGCGCCGCACCCACGTGCTGCCCGACGACGAGGCGTCGCTGCGCCGGCTCGGTCGCTCGCTCGGGCTGTACTCCGAGCCGGTCACCCAGCTCGACAAGCAGTGGCGCCACCACCGCCGCGAGGTGCGGCGGCTGCACGAGAAGCTGTTCTACCGCCCGCTGCTCGGCGCCGTCGCCCGCCTGGCCGGCTCCGAGGCGCGGCTCTCGCTCGAGGCGGCCGAGGCCCGGCTCGCCGCGCTCGGCTACGCCGACCCGAAGGCGGCGCTGCGCCACCTCGAGGCGCTGACGAGCGGGGTCTCGCGCACCTCCGACATCCAGCGCACCCTGCTGCCGGTCCTGCTGGAGTGGTTCGCCGACGCCCCCGACCCGGACGCCGGGCTCTTCGGCTTCCGCCGGATCAGCGAGAGCCTGGGGCGCTCGCCGTGGTACCTCACGATGCTGCGCGACGAGGGCGAGGTCGCCCAGCGGCTCGCCCACGTCCTCGGCACCTCGCGCTACGCCACCGACCTGCTCGAGCGCGAGCCGCAGGGCGTGAAGATGCTGGGGGAGTCGCTCGTGCCGCTCAGCGCCGAGGCGGCGCTCGCGGAGATGCAGGCGCTGGTCGAGCGGGCCGACTCGGCCGAGGCGGCGGTCGGCGCGGTGCGCGCCGTGCGCCGGCGCGAGCTGCTGCGGATCGCCACCGGCGAGCTGGTCGCCGGCACCGACGTGGCGCTCGTCGGGCAGGGGCTGAGCCGGCTCACCGACGCGACCCTTCAGGCGACCCTCGACATCGC
Above is a genomic segment from Nocardioides okcheonensis containing:
- a CDS encoding M20 family metallopeptidase is translated as MNDPHHLPSRTSADTSAPTPPDPFLLGHLAEETRRRARTARATESTAAGADPGLLDALRAAVDDLAPTLLAASHDLSAHPEVAFEEHRSAAALADLVESRGVDVVREAHGLATGLRAEVGDPDGPTIAVLSEYDALPGIGHGCGHNVIATAGLGAFLALAAVRDRLPGRVVWLGTPAEEGGGGKEIMAGHGALDGVDAALMVHPFTFDIAEPLFLGRRQLRATFTGITSHASAQPFMGRNALDAVNLMYTGVGLHRQQMPATDRVHGVVTAGGERPNVIPEHAEMLFYLRSEHPESLAVLSDRLADIARGAALMTGCGVELSWDEAPPYLPVRSNGPLAASWTTRYGERGRTVLPPDVVPRMFAGSTDFGNVSYRVPGVHAMVRITDDDLSLHTREFAEAAVSEEADRVVVDSAWALAAVSADWLSDPDLRAAAAADFEAAGGAVDVPSYFGEA
- the glnA gene encoding type I glutamate--ammonia ligase, producing the protein MGKQEDFVLRALEERDVRFVRLWFTDVLGFLKSVSVAPAELENAFDEGIGFDGSAIEGFARVYESDMLAHPDASTFQILPWRTGDDGWPATARMFCDIRMPDGSPSYADPRHVLKRTLSKAADRGFTFYTHPEIEFYLFKDMPGAGEEPQPVDRSGFFDHTAQSRGADFRREAITMLEAMGISVEFSHHEGGPGQQEIDLRYADALTTADNIMSFRTVIREVALGHGIWASFMPKPYTTHPGSGMHTHVSLFEGDRNAFFEAGAEYQLSRTGRQFIAGILRHASEISVVTNQFVNSYKRLLGGGEAPSGVCWGHNNRSAMVRVPMYKPNKGQSTRVELRTIDPACNPYLAFAVVLAAGMKGIEEGYELPREAEDDVWSLTERERRALGITPLPRSLWDAIGIAEDSELLAETLGEHVFDYFLRNKRAEWEEYRTQVSSFERDRMLPVL
- a CDS encoding type 1 glutamine amidotransferase → MSTRVLVVEHQASCPPHLVGRWLEGAGCVLEVCRPYAGDPLPAPTAYDAVLVLGGDMGADDDHLHAWLGPLKERLREAVAAGTPVLGVCLGHQLLAVALGGEVARNPRGQTVGLQPVGWSAAAADDPWVAGRTGDEVAIHWNNDVVVAMPDGGVVLARTPGGEVQVARFGERAWGVQAHPEVDAAVVAGWAADDRDDLVALGLDEAAVLAAVEEAEARLEQHWRPLVERFASIAGATR
- a CDS encoding bifunctional [glutamine synthetase] adenylyltransferase/[glutamine synthetase]-adenylyl-L-tyrosine phosphorylase translates to MTSSGAFVRKGFADGAAAAAGIAALGSAGRPLTDVLAATADPDAALAELLRLVEALDDRAEGAGRSMLAEVADDEGTAMRLCCVLGASAALAQHLVRHPDHWRELTDPTLGSTRPAAYAVRAAMLAAVGADTTAAEPVATLPDAEAVDALRVEYRRILLRLAARDLAHHVGVDDAAAELSDLAGATLEAALAVARARVGEQAHAARLAVIAMGKCGGHELNYVSDVDVVFVHEPADDADDGTALRVATQLASHLMRICSDHTREGAIWPVDANLRPEGSQGPLVRTLASHRGYYEKWAKTWEFQALLKARPVAGDLALGQAYVEMIEPMVWTAAERDGFVADVQAMRRRVVEHIPAHEAERQIKLGSGGLRDVEFAVQLLQLVHGRADPTLRDGATLSALARLTRGGYVGREDGEKLHDAYAFLRTLEHRVQLHQLRRTHVLPDDEASLRRLGRSLGLYSEPVTQLDKQWRHHRREVRRLHEKLFYRPLLGAVARLAGSEARLSLEAAEARLAALGYADPKAALRHLEALTSGVSRTSDIQRTLLPVLLEWFADAPDPDAGLFGFRRISESLGRSPWYLTMLRDEGEVAQRLAHVLGTSRYATDLLEREPQGVKMLGESLVPLSAEAALAEMQALVERADSAEAAVGAVRAVRRRELLRIATGELVAGTDVALVGQGLSRLTDATLQATLDIAAEAVRRQRGLDAAPSAIAVVAMGRYGGFELSYGSDADVMFVHDPVDGVEPQVASSYATAVVAELRRLLSLPASDPPLEVDPDLRPEGKNGPMVRTVESYAAYYAKWSHVWEFQALLRADAVVGDEALRQRFTELVDPLRFPAGGISEADVVEVRRIKARVDDERLPRGADRHTHLKLGRGGLADVEWTVQLLQMRHAGAVEALRTPQTLPALEAAAAAGLVGEDDAATLAEAWRLVSRVRNAVTLVRGRPADQLPRDARERAAVARVLGYPQGASDQMVNDYLRTTRRAHAVVERVFWE